The Neobacillus sp. PS3-34 genome has a window encoding:
- a CDS encoding ABC transporter ATP-binding protein — protein sequence MVAGLEEATSGQVLLDGEVINGPGPDRGMVFQSYTLYPWLTVKENITFGLKLNGASQKERNDVARHYLQLIGLEGFEKHYPIQLSGGMKQRVAIARALANDPKILLMDEPFGALDAQTRNIMQEVLLKAWDESKKTILFITHDVDESIFLADSVYVMTARPGRLKKKVPIGLERPREYSVKGRVEFAKYKEELLSLIREESLKSI from the coding sequence ATTGTCGCGGGCTTAGAAGAAGCTACATCAGGACAAGTGCTGTTGGATGGAGAGGTCATCAATGGTCCTGGACCTGATCGCGGCATGGTATTTCAATCGTATACGTTATATCCATGGTTAACCGTTAAGGAAAATATTACGTTTGGTTTAAAATTAAATGGTGCATCTCAAAAGGAACGAAATGATGTCGCACGGCATTACTTGCAATTAATTGGTTTGGAAGGCTTTGAAAAACATTATCCCATCCAATTATCTGGCGGTATGAAACAACGTGTTGCCATTGCACGTGCTTTGGCCAACGACCCTAAGATTCTTTTAATGGACGAACCATTTGGCGCATTGGATGCTCAAACTAGAAACATCATGCAGGAAGTGTTGTTAAAGGCATGGGATGAGTCTAAAAAAACGATTCTTTTTATCACGCACGATGTGGATGAATCTATTTTTCTAGCAGATTCTGTCTATGTGATGACTGCCAGACCTGGGCGATTAAAGAAAAAGGTTCCAATTGGGTTAGAGCGGCCACGGGAGTACAGTGTAAAAGGGAGAGTCGAATTTGCAAAATATAAAGAGGAATTGTTGTCACTCATCAGGGAAGAGAGTTTAAAATCGATTTAA
- a CDS encoding nuclease-related domain-containing protein, producing the protein MPFKSRTEPEKLKILRVLNSRMNLTADEQKYYLNLEKGYEGEVQFDLLTEKLQSDCLILNDLLLEVNNTKFQIDTLIIYQETTYLFEVKNYEGDFYFDHDILQTISGKEIKNPLDQLKRSNSLLRQLLQNLGFNINVEAYVIFINHEFTLYQTPLNLPIIFPTQLNRFLKKLDTKPSRLNSVHKKLADKLVSLHQTESPPYSRLPPYDYNLLKKGNTCKDCHSFSMFVGGHKIVCSECGCEELVATAVIRSVEELKLLFPDRKITTNGVYDWCRVVESKKRISRILVENYKVNGSCKWTFFE; encoded by the coding sequence ATGCCTTTTAAATCCAGAACTGAACCAGAGAAATTAAAGATTTTAAGAGTTTTAAACTCACGAATGAACCTAACAGCAGATGAGCAGAAATATTATTTAAATCTTGAAAAAGGATATGAAGGTGAAGTTCAGTTTGATTTATTGACGGAGAAGCTTCAAAGTGACTGCTTGATATTAAACGATCTTCTGCTCGAGGTTAACAACACAAAATTCCAAATTGATACCTTGATTATTTATCAAGAAACCACTTACCTTTTCGAGGTGAAAAATTATGAAGGCGATTTTTATTTTGACCATGACATTCTCCAAACAATCTCGGGAAAGGAGATTAAGAATCCGCTAGACCAACTGAAACGAAGCAACTCCCTGCTCCGCCAGCTACTGCAAAATCTAGGATTTAATATTAACGTTGAAGCATACGTGATTTTCATTAACCACGAGTTTACTTTATATCAAACCCCATTAAACCTCCCTATTATTTTTCCGACACAGCTAAATCGCTTTTTGAAAAAATTAGACACGAAGCCATCACGTTTGAATAGCGTTCATAAGAAGCTTGCTGACAAACTAGTTTCATTGCATCAAACTGAATCACCTCCCTATTCACGCTTGCCCCCCTATGACTATAATCTGTTAAAAAAGGGCAATACGTGCAAAGATTGTCACTCATTTTCGATGTTTGTCGGGGGACATAAAATAGTGTGTAGTGAATGTGGGTGCGAAGAATTGGTTGCAACTGCCGTTATACGCAGTGTGGAGGAATTAAAGCTTCTATTTCCAGATCGAAAAATAACAACAAATGGCGTTTATGACTGGTGCAGAGTGGTTGAGTCCAAAAAGAGGATTAGCAGGATTCTTGTAGAGAACTATAAAGTGAATGGTAGTTGTAAATGGACGTTTTTTGAGTGA
- a CDS encoding ABC transporter permease — protein sequence MLAKLFTPNKEISKGLFTSAGLVTFILFLAIWSVLSYGGIVNPLFLPTPTAVLISAVDLLFHGELLSDIGISFTRVLVGFLVAALIGIPLGILMGSLKIMEGAFEPIIGFIRYMPASAFIPLLILWIGLGEPEKMSVIFLGTFFQLTLMIMDVTKNVQNELIEVSYTLGAKKLQVFTKVILPASLPGIVDTLRITFGWAWTYLVVAEIVGASSGLGYMIMQASRFLQPDKIIVGIITIGLLGLITDMVFKAIYRASFSWMRKGGL from the coding sequence ATGCTAGCAAAATTGTTTACGCCAAATAAAGAAATATCAAAAGGTCTTTTTACCTCGGCAGGATTGGTAACGTTTATTTTATTTCTTGCCATTTGGTCCGTCCTAAGCTATGGCGGAATCGTGAATCCGTTATTTTTGCCGACACCGACTGCAGTATTAATTTCGGCTGTTGATTTATTATTTCATGGAGAACTTCTTTCTGATATTGGCATTAGTTTTACAAGGGTGCTGGTTGGATTTCTTGTAGCCGCACTAATTGGGATTCCATTAGGAATATTGATGGGCTCATTGAAAATCATGGAAGGCGCATTTGAACCAATTATCGGATTCATCCGGTATATGCCAGCTTCAGCCTTTATTCCATTATTAATTTTATGGATAGGTCTTGGAGAGCCAGAGAAAATGAGCGTTATTTTCCTAGGGACCTTCTTCCAGCTGACCCTCATGATCATGGATGTAACCAAAAATGTTCAAAATGAGTTAATTGAGGTCTCCTATACATTAGGAGCGAAAAAGCTTCAAGTATTTACAAAAGTAATTCTGCCAGCGTCCTTACCTGGAATTGTCGATACACTAAGAATAACCTTTGGCTGGGCTTGGACGTACTTAGTGGTTGCAGAAATTGTCGGAGCTTCCAGTGGTTTAGGTTATATGATCATGCAGGCATCCCGTTTCTTGCAGCCAGATAAAATCATTGTCGGCATTATAACCATCGGATTACTAGGGCTCATTACAGATATGGTCTTTAAAGCCATTTATCGCGCTTCGTTTTCATGGATGAGAAAGGGTGGTTTATAA
- a CDS encoding cupin domain-containing protein translates to MDKKTAQSWITNLGLSPHPEGGYYKSTFQSDAIISSNGNQRKLFTSIYFLLQSHDISHFHRLKSDELWYYHGGSPLTIHMIDESGEYKEMYIGLNLENGEVPQVLVPKNTIFGSSVMAEETFSLVGCMVSPGFDFEDFELFNQEELLKEYPQHEQIIRKMAYKCKS, encoded by the coding sequence ATGGACAAAAAGACGGCACAATCTTGGATCACAAACCTTGGTCTTAGTCCGCATCCTGAAGGCGGATATTATAAAAGCACATTCCAGTCGGATGCCATAATTTCAAGCAATGGTAATCAGCGTAAACTTTTCACAAGTATTTATTTTTTACTACAGTCCCATGATATATCTCATTTTCATCGGCTAAAATCGGATGAACTTTGGTATTATCATGGCGGAAGTCCACTAACAATCCACATGATTGATGAGAGTGGAGAATATAAAGAAATGTATATAGGTTTAAATCTTGAAAATGGGGAGGTCCCTCAAGTATTAGTACCTAAAAACACCATTTTTGGTTCATCCGTAATGGCAGAGGAAACCTTCTCATTAGTGGGTTGTATGGTTTCGCCAGGGTTCGATTTTGAAGACTTTGAGTTGTTTAACCAGGAGGAGTTATTAAAGGAGTATCCTCAACATGAGCAGATCATAAGAAAGATGGCTTACAAATGTAAAAGTTAA
- a CDS encoding PLP-dependent aminotransferase family protein gives MNVESFFSEHIKTALKNDPPGAWMPNLPEGCIRLSSGYPDPALVPAAEIKKAVATLVNEEHDLPLHYIGSPRIEGLQQQILKRLAERGMNVLDSELLITSGACQAIDLIARIFLDENAVVAVESPTYMEALEIFQNYTKQIIAIPVDDQGLRTDQLEEVLAERKREGLPLPRILYTIPTFQNPTGTTMAAERRKHLIELSEEFDFLILEDDAYGELSFNENPVPLKAIDKGGRVLHVGSLSKVVAPGMRIGWIAGASEFITALSWFKKDLDHPFAQSTMAVYLENTDLEKRLIILKDVYSAKCATLIRSLEQSLPESVSWYVPEGGYFVWVKIPGVDTSLLLTQALSEGVSYVPGKYFFLDQKDGAEFLRLSFSYADEKEIVEGIRKLGELVGY, from the coding sequence TTGAACGTTGAATCTTTTTTTTCCGAACATATTAAAACGGCACTTAAGAATGATCCGCCGGGGGCATGGATGCCCAACCTTCCAGAGGGCTGTATCCGCTTGAGCTCAGGATATCCGGATCCTGCGCTTGTTCCTGCTGCTGAAATAAAGAAAGCAGTCGCTACTCTTGTTAATGAGGAGCACGATTTGCCCCTCCATTATATCGGCAGTCCACGAATTGAAGGACTACAGCAGCAAATCCTCAAAAGATTGGCAGAACGTGGTATGAACGTTCTGGATTCTGAGCTGTTGATCACTTCAGGCGCTTGCCAGGCGATTGATCTGATTGCCCGAATATTCCTGGATGAAAATGCAGTAGTGGCCGTCGAATCTCCCACTTATATGGAGGCTTTAGAGATTTTTCAAAACTATACGAAGCAGATTATTGCTATACCTGTTGATGACCAGGGGCTGCGAACGGATCAGCTTGAAGAAGTGCTGGCTGAAAGAAAACGCGAAGGTCTTCCCCTGCCACGGATTCTATATACCATCCCAACCTTTCAAAATCCAACAGGGACGACCATGGCAGCAGAGCGTCGCAAGCATTTGATAGAGCTTTCTGAAGAGTTTGATTTCCTCATTTTAGAGGATGACGCATATGGAGAGTTATCGTTTAATGAAAATCCGGTTCCACTAAAAGCAATAGATAAAGGCGGACGGGTTCTGCATGTTGGTTCATTATCCAAGGTAGTTGCGCCAGGAATGCGGATTGGATGGATAGCAGGAGCAAGTGAATTCATCACAGCATTATCGTGGTTTAAAAAAGATTTAGATCATCCATTCGCCCAATCCACAATGGCCGTATATCTAGAGAATACGGATCTTGAGAAACGGCTTATCATTTTAAAAGATGTTTATAGTGCTAAATGTGCGACCTTAATCCGTTCGCTGGAACAATCCCTTCCAGAATCCGTTTCATGGTATGTTCCAGAAGGAGGTTACTTTGTATGGGTGAAAATTCCTGGTGTCGATACGTCGTTATTATTAACACAGGCTCTTTCTGAAGGTGTTTCCTATGTTCCAGGGAAATACTTTTTCTTGGATCAAAAGGATGGAGCCGAGTTCCTCCGACTTTCGTTCAGTTATGCTGATGAGAAAGAAATTGTTGAGGGAATTCGAAAACTGGGGGAACTGGTCGGATATTAA
- a CDS encoding ABC transporter substrate-binding protein: MKKWLVIICSFLLVFAMAACGKEQSSGSTKKSSEPLKVTLPTWTGYGPLFLAKEKGFFKKNGIDVDLSIVEGLAERKQALASGKIDGMATALDVQVTLAASKIPVNVVWVLDDSHGGDGILVKKGINDIKDLKGKTMAFEVGSTSHMLALTALKQGGLTEKDVEVVQMSAGDAGAAFAAGKVDAAVTWEPWLSKGSQANGKILLTTKDLPGIIVDTISFKEDVIKNRPDDVKAFVKAMGEAMKYWKEHKDEADKIMAKGLKIDTKEFVATEDGLKFYTKDDNKQLFGTESNKGSIYQSTENAIKFYKEQKIITEEPKAEDIINPSFQ, from the coding sequence GTGAAAAAGTGGTTAGTTATTATTTGTTCCTTTTTGTTAGTATTTGCAATGGCTGCTTGTGGAAAAGAACAATCATCTGGCAGTACAAAAAAGTCGTCTGAGCCTTTGAAAGTAACACTTCCTACCTGGACAGGGTATGGCCCATTATTTTTAGCAAAAGAAAAAGGATTTTTCAAAAAGAATGGCATCGATGTAGACCTTTCGATTGTGGAAGGCTTAGCAGAACGAAAACAAGCGTTAGCAAGTGGAAAAATTGATGGGATGGCAACGGCTTTGGATGTTCAGGTTACGTTAGCTGCTTCTAAAATTCCGGTTAATGTTGTTTGGGTATTGGATGATTCACATGGTGGCGATGGAATTCTTGTTAAAAAAGGAATTAATGATATCAAAGACTTAAAAGGAAAAACAATGGCATTTGAAGTTGGTTCAACTAGCCATATGCTTGCTTTAACAGCGTTAAAGCAAGGTGGTTTAACGGAAAAAGACGTGGAAGTTGTCCAAATGTCTGCAGGTGATGCGGGTGCAGCATTTGCAGCTGGTAAAGTAGATGCAGCTGTTACGTGGGAGCCTTGGTTATCAAAAGGATCACAAGCAAACGGAAAAATCTTATTAACGACAAAAGATTTACCTGGAATTATTGTCGATACGATTAGTTTTAAAGAAGACGTTATTAAGAACCGCCCAGATGATGTGAAAGCATTTGTGAAGGCAATGGGCGAAGCGATGAAGTACTGGAAAGAGCATAAAGATGAAGCGGATAAAATCATGGCAAAAGGTCTTAAAATTGATACAAAAGAATTCGTGGCAACAGAAGACGGCTTGAAGTTTTACACAAAAGACGATAACAAACAATTATTTGGAACAGAAAGCAACAAAGGTTCAATCTATCAATCAACAGAAAATGCGATTAAGTTTTACAAAGAGCAAAAAATCATTACAGAAGAACCAAAAGCGGAAGATATTATTAACCCTAGCTTCCAATAA